The following proteins are co-located in the [Pasteurella] mairii genome:
- the rseP gene encoding zinc metalloprotease, with amino-acid sequence MSFLWSLVSFLIVIGVLVSVHEYGHFWAARKCGIKIHRFSIGFGKVLWSKVDKQGTEFAISAIPLGGYVKMLDERNEAVTADLKHQSFNSKTVAQRAFVIAAGPIANFLFAIFAYWVIYTVGIPSVKPVIEEVMQGSIAQQAKIQPNSQIMAIDGTATPDWETINMLLATKMGESQVALTLSPFGSAISQTKMLDLSHWTFDPEKESAFSALGMIPVRTKVEMTLSKVLENSPAEQAGLQVGDKVYADNAQLMAWQDFVKLVQAGDPFSVQIERQGEFLTKTIIPTLNEKGQWQVGVSPTFQPLADEYRTELKYGILQSLQKGIEKTLQLSWLTIKVIGKLFTGDLSVSNLSGPISIAKGAGVSSEIGLIYYLSFMALISVNLGIMNLFPLPVLDGGHLVFLAAEAVKGKPVSETVQNVAYRIGAILLLVLTAFALFNDFLRL; translated from the coding sequence ATGTCATTTTTATGGTCATTAGTTTCATTTTTGATCGTGATTGGGGTCCTTGTTTCTGTACACGAATACGGGCATTTTTGGGCAGCCAGAAAGTGCGGTATAAAAATTCACCGTTTTTCTATTGGATTTGGCAAAGTATTGTGGTCAAAAGTTGATAAACAAGGTACTGAGTTTGCTATTTCGGCAATTCCTTTGGGCGGTTATGTAAAGATGTTGGATGAGCGCAATGAGGCAGTTACTGCAGACTTAAAACATCAATCCTTTAACAGTAAAACCGTTGCGCAACGGGCATTTGTGATTGCTGCCGGACCGATAGCTAACTTTTTATTTGCGATTTTTGCTTATTGGGTGATTTATACGGTTGGCATCCCGAGTGTCAAGCCAGTGATTGAGGAAGTGATGCAAGGTTCAATTGCACAGCAAGCGAAAATCCAGCCTAATTCACAAATTATGGCGATTGATGGAACCGCGACGCCGGATTGGGAAACGATCAATATGCTGTTGGCAACGAAAATGGGCGAGTCGCAAGTGGCATTGACGCTATCGCCGTTCGGTTCCGCGATTTCACAAACCAAAATGCTTGATTTGTCGCATTGGACATTTGATCCAGAAAAAGAATCTGCTTTTAGTGCATTAGGTATGATACCAGTTCGAACTAAAGTCGAGATGACCTTGTCTAAGGTGCTGGAAAATTCGCCGGCAGAGCAAGCGGGACTGCAAGTCGGGGATAAAGTTTATGCAGATAATGCACAGTTAATGGCATGGCAAGATTTTGTTAAACTGGTACAAGCAGGTGACCCTTTTAGTGTACAAATTGAACGTCAGGGTGAATTTTTAACGAAAACGATCATCCCTACATTAAATGAGAAAGGGCAATGGCAAGTGGGGGTATCGCCGACCTTTCAACCGCTTGCAGATGAGTATCGCACAGAATTAAAATATGGTATTCTACAATCCTTGCAAAAAGGGATTGAAAAGACGCTTCAGTTATCTTGGCTAACGATTAAAGTTATCGGTAAATTATTTACCGGCGATTTATCCGTAAGTAACTTGAGTGGACCAATTTCTATCGCGAAAGGTGCGGGGGTATCGTCCGAAATTGGATTGATTTATTACCTCAGCTTTATGGCACTGATTAGCGTAAACTTAGGGATTATGAATTTATTCCCATTGCCGGTATTAGATGGCGGTCATTTAGTGTTTTTGGCTGCTGAAGCGGTAAAAGGAAAACCCGTTTCCGAGACTGTACAGAATGTTGCGTACAGAATTGGAGCGATTTTGTTGCTGGTGCTGACTGCATTCGCATTATTTAATGATTTTTTACGTTTATAG